GGAGATGCCCTTGCCGTACATGATGTCGAACTCGGCCTGCTTGAACGGCGGGGCCACCTTGTTCTTGACGACCTTGACCCGGGTCCGGTTGCCGACCATGTCGGTGCCGTCCTTGAGGGTCTCGATCCGGCGCACGTCGAGGCGCACCGAGGAGTAGAACTTCAGCGCCCGGCCACCGGTCGTGGTCTCCGGCGAGCCGAACATGACGCCGATCTTCTCGCGCAGCTGGTTGATGAAGATCGCCGTGGTGTTGGACCCGTTGAGGGCGCCGGTCATCTTGCGCAGCGCCTGGCTCATCAGACGGGCCTGGAGGCCGACGTGGCTGTCGCCCATCTCGCCCTCGATCTCGGCCCGGGGCACGAGCGCGGCCACGGAGTCGATGACGACCAGGCTCAGCGCGCCGGAGCGGACCAGCATGTCGGCGATCTCGAGCGCCTGCTCACCGGAGTCGGGCTGGCTGACCAGCAGCGCGTCGGTGTCGACGCCCAGCGCCTTCGCGTAGTCGGGGTCCAGGGCGTGCTCGGCGTCGATGAAGGCGACGATCCCGCCGGCCCGCTGGGCGTTGGCCACGGCGTGCAGCGCGACCGTCGTCTTGCCGGAGGACTCCGGACCGTAGATCTCCACCACCCGGCCACGCGGCAGCCCGCCGAGGCCGAGCGCGACGTCGAGCGCGATGGAGCCCGTCGGGATGATCTCGAGCGGTGCGCGCGCCTCGTCGCCGAGCCGCATCACCGACCCCTTGCCGAACTGCTTTTCGATGTTGGCGAGAGCGACGTCGAGCGCCTTCTCGCGGTCTCCACCAGCCATGTGGGTTGCCTTCCGTGTCGTGTGGTCCAGGTGCGCCTTCGACGCTAGGGCGAGCCACTGACAGCGTGGTCCGGTCCGGACGGGGCTGTGGACAACTCGCTCCGCGTCGCACCTGTGGACGAAACCCTAGCCGAACAACTGTTCGACCGAGGTCATCCGCGCCTCCCGCGTGTCGCGGCTAGGGCGTGTCCCTCAGTTCTCGGCCGTCGCAGCAGGCCATGGAGCCGGGAGACACGTCCTAGGACGCCGGCAGCCGGACGAGGAACCGGCAGCCCACCGGGACGGTGCCCGCCTCGACGTTCTCCACCCCGATCACGCCGCGGTGCGCCTCCACGATGCCCTTGACGATCGCGAGCCCCAGACCGGCCCCGCGCACCCGCCCGTCCTCCTCCTGGGCGGGGGTGCGTGCCGGTTCGCCCTGCCAGGCGACGTCGAAGACCCGCGCCATGTCGGCCGCGTCGATGCCGCCGCAGCCGTCGGTGACGCTGAGCTCCACCCCGTCCGGCACGGTCCGGCCGTGGATCTCGACGACGCCGTCGGCCGGGGTGTGGCGGATCGCGTTCATGAGCAGGTTCGAGATCACCCGCGACAGGCCCGCCGGGTCCGCGGTGATGGCGATCCCCTCCTCCACCGAGCCGCCCAGACGGATGCTGCGTGCCCGGGCGACGGGGTCGGCCCCGGCGATCGCCTCGCTGACCAGGTCGCCGACGAGGACCGTCTCGGGCTCGATCCGCAGCACGCCGGCGTGGATCCGCGACAGCTCGAAGAGGTCGTCGACCATCCGCACCATGCGGTCCACCTCGACCCGGATCTGGGTCCGGTAGCGCTCCGGGTCGGGAGCCATCCCGTCCTCGAGCGCCTCGGTCATGGCGCGCATCCCGGCGAGCGGGGTCCGCAGGTCGTGGGAGACCCACGAGATCAGCTCGCGACGCGACCCCTCGAGCCGGGCCTCGCGCGCCCGCGACTCCTCCAGCTTCTCGCTGGTGCGCGTCAGCTCCTCCGACAGCTCCCGGAACTCCGCAGGACCACGACCTCGCGCCTCGTACGGACCGGGCCGGGCGAGCTGGCGGGCGTCCTCGCGCAGTGATGCGGACCAGTGGGCGATCGCCGCACCCAGCGCGAGGGCCACGGCCAGCGACACGACACCCGCGACCACGGCCACCAGGGCCACGACCCTCCAGTCGTGCTGCGAGATGAACATCAGCTGCGCCGCACCCACGACACCCACGAGCACCGAGAGGGCCGCGACGACCGCGACCAGCGACAGCTGCCAGCGGATCGAGCGGCGACGCAGCAGCCAGGCGACACCCAGCCCCACGGCGCCGACCCCGACCGCGCTGGCCGCGGCCACCCCGATGACCTGCAGCTCGTCACCACTCATGCGCTCTCCTCCCAGCGGTAGCCCACGCCCCACACCGTCACCAGCCGCTCGGGCCGGGTCGGGTCGTCCTCGACCTTCTCGCGCAGCCGGCGCACGTGCACGGTCACCGTCGACTGGTCGCCGAACGACCAGCCCCACACCTGTTGCAGGAGGTCCTCGCGGGAGTACGCCTCGCCGCGGTGGGCGAGCAGGAAGCGGAGCAGGTCGAACTCCCGCGCGGTCAGCGACAGCGGGGACCCGGCGCGCGTCACCTCGTGGCGGACCGAGTCGAGCACCAGGTCGCCGTCCTCGAGCACGTCAGGCACGGCCGGCTCGGGCTCGCTCGTACGTCGGAGCACCGAGTCGACCCGCAGCGCCAGCTCCCGCGGGCTGAACGGCTTGGTGACGTAGTCGTCGGCGCCGAGCTCCAGCCCCACCACCCGGTCGGTCTCGGACCCGAGCGCGGTGAGCATGATGACCGGCACCGGCCCGACCGCGCGCAGCCTCCGGCAGACCTCGAGGCCGTCGATCCCCGGCAGCATCAGGTCCAGGACGACGAGGTCCGGCGACTGCTCCTCCGCCATCACCAGCGCCGTCTCGCCGTCCCGGGCCTCACGGACGTCGTGCCGGTTCGCCCGCAGGTAGGACACGACCACCTCCCTGACGGTGGGGTCGTCGTCAACGACCAGGATCTGTGCCACGGGCCCTCCTCCGCCGCTGGACGACCGACCCTACGGCCACCGCCACGACGAGCGTCGCCACGAGCACCAGCCAGCCGGCCGTGTAGTCCCGGTCGAGGAGGGAGGGGTTGTCCGGCCGCCGGCCGAAGCCCCCCAGGACCGGGACCGCCAGCAGCGTCACCGAACCGACCACGACCAGCAGCACCGCGCCCGGCGCCCGGACGGACCGGGGTGCCACGCGCCCGGCCAGCGCCACGACGACCAGCACCAGCGGCACCAGCACGGCGTCGTGGAGCACCACCCCGGCGACCAGCCACTGGGCGGCGGAGACCAGCTGCTCACCGGCCTGGCGGGTGAGCAGCAGCCAGCCGCCGTACACCCCGACGGCGACGCCGACCACGCCCAGCGTCCAGCGCACGCCGGTCACGTCGCCACCACCCGGGACAGCCACTTCGTCTGACGCACGCCCGGCCGGTTGGGGGCGATCAGCCGGCAGGGATGGCCGTGGTCGAGCGACAGCACCTCCCCGTTGACGCGCAGCGCGACGAGCGTGCGGTCGTCGTCCGCGAAGTGGCCGGGCAGAGCGGAGGTCCGGAACGCACCCGACTCCTGCAACGACTCGAAGACCACCGCGCTCCCGGCGGGGGCGCCCACGAGGTCGAGCAGCGTGCGCAGCCGGACCCCGGTCCACTCGGCGTTCTCGCTCCACCCCTCCACGCACGCGATCGGCAGCGTCTCGGTGACCTGCGGCAGCGCCTGCAGCTCCTCGAGCCCGAACGTGCGCCGCTCGCCCGCGTGCTCGACGGTGAGCCGGTACGCCGGGCTGGTGGCCGTCTCGAGGACCCCGGCGGCTCGCGCGGACTTGGTCACCGGCAGCCCCTGCGGGCCGTCCGAGGAGCGCACCGCCAGCACCGAGACCTCACGCAGCCAGCCGACGCTGTTGCCGGCCGTCGCGACGACCGCCACGCCGGCCGCGAGCCAGGTGGTCCGCAGCAGGCCACGCCTGCTCAGGGCCCCGGGTTCGGTGGCGGTGGGCCGGTCGAGCGCGGTGTCGTCGACGTCGGCCCGCAGCGCCTGCCGGATCAGCGGCAGCTTGACCGCCACGTGCAGCACGAGCGCCCCGATGGCGACCCACGCCAGGGCGTAGTGGGTGGTCCGGAACGAGAAGGCCCACGGATACCAGGCGGTCGAGTTCGCCAGGCCCGACGCGAGCAGGAAGACGGCCGACGCGACGAGCACGGCGATGGAGCCACGCTCGGCAACCTCCACGAGCAACCCGCGGAGCCGGCGCGGCGGGCGCAGGAACAGCCTCGGATAGACCGTCCAGAGCTTCACCAGGAGAAGCGGCACGGCGGCGGTCCCGCTGATGACGTGCAGCCCCTGCGTGACCCGGTAGCCCCAGGCCGGGCTGGCCGGGAACGGGACGGGCTGCTGCGGCAGCTGGGCGTAGTGGCTCACCAGCCCGGTGAGGAAGCAGAGGCCGAAGGAGATGCCGAGCAGCACACCCACCCGGCTGGCGACCGCCGGGCTGCGCAGGCGGCTGGTGAAGTGCTCCGGCGCGGGCGGGCGGGGCCTCACGGCGCCTCCTCCAGCACGACGCACCACCGGTCGCCGGCCCGGTGGAGGCCGGTCTGCCGCAGCCCGACCCCGGCGGCCAGACCCGGCACCGCATCGGCCCCCACGACCGACCACCGGAAGGGCCGGCTCCGCTCGTCGCCACAGGTCAGCACCGCCCACGTGGTGCGCAGGCCCAGTCCCGGCGGTGCGACCTCGGCCACCACCCGCCCGCGCGGGTCGAGCAGCTCGCGCGCCCGGCCCAGCAGCGCGGCGGGGTCGCCGCCGATCCCGATGTTGCCGTCCGCCAGCAGCGCGGTGCGCCAGCGGCCCTCTCCGGGCAGCGACTCGAAGACGTTGCGGCGCAGCGCCGTCGCACCGCGGCCGATCGCCTGCGCCACGGCCTCGGGGACGACGTCGATGCCGAGCACGACGTGGCCGAGCTCGGCCAGCCGGGCGCTGAGCCGACCCGGGCCGCAGCCGATGTCGAGCGTGGCTCCCTCGCAGCGGTCGAGGAGCAGGTGGTCCGCCTCGTCGGCGGCCCGGGCCCAGTCGGCGACGGGCAGCGAGCGCGGCTCGCCGTACCCGTCGACCTCGACGACGTGGCAGGGGTGGCCCTGCAGCGCGCGGGCGAAGACCTGGGTGAAGGCGGCGTCCGTCATCGGGCCCGCACCCCGTGCCAGGCTCGGGCGAAGGCGCCGTGGGGTGCGTCGGCGGCCACGAGGTCGGCGTCCGCCACCGTGTCGACGTCGCGCAGCTCGGTGGCGTCGGCGACGTCCAGTCCGGCCGTCTCCAGCGCGACGCGGGTGTCGCGCCCAGTGGTGGGTCGGGACATGGGGACGTCGTGCAGCACCCGGGCATGCCCTGGGTCCCGCAGCGCCAGGACCCACCACCCGCCGTCGACGGCGGGGCCGAGCACCGCGTCGGCGGCGTCGAGCCCTGCGGCGACGTCGGTGAGGTGGTGCGCGTCCACCTGCGGGGTGTCCATCCCGATCTGGACGACCGGCCCGGGGCCGAGGTCCCGGTGGGCGTGCACCAGCCGCTCGGCGAGTCCGGTGCCGCGCTGTGGTCGTACGGTCCACCCGGCGAGGCCGTCGCGCAGCTCGGTCTCGCGGACCGCGCCGGCGAGGTCGCCCGCGAGCGCGAGGTGGCACCGACCGCCACCGACCGCGCCACGGCAGGCGGCGAGGGTGTCGAGCAGCGCGGCCGCCGCCAGGTCGGCGGCCACCTCGTGACCCACCTCGGCGCCGAGCCGGGTCTTGACCTGTCCGGGGTGCGGAGCCTTGGCCACCACCAGCAGCCGGGTCGGGGTCACGAGAGCACCCGCCAGAAGTCGCGCGCGGCCCGGGTGGTGCCCCGCACCGATCCGGACACCTTGGAGCGGGTGCCCTCGGCCCGGGGGTGGTAGCTGACGTCGCGCTCGACCACCCGCCACCCGGCGTCGGTCGCCTTCTGGAGCAGCTCGACGGGGTAGCCGAAGCGGCGGTCGCGGACGTCGAGCGCCAGCAGGTCGGCGCGCCGGACCACCCGCATCGGCGCGATGTCGTGGACCGCGAGGCCGATCCGGCGGCGCAGCCAGGCCAGCACCAGCGCGTTGCCGAGCCGGGCGTGCCAGGGCCACACGCCGGCGGTGACCGGCCGCCGCCTGCCCACGGCGAGGTCGGCCCGGCCCTCGGCGACGTCGGCGACGAGGGTCCCCAGCTCGGCGGGGTCGAAGGAGCCGTCACCGTCCATGACCGCCACCAGGTCGGACGTGGCGGCGAGCAGCCCCGCGTGCACGGCGGCGCCGTATCCCGGAGCCGGTTCCGGGACGACCCGGGCACCCAGGCGGAGCGCCACCTCCGCGGTGGCGTCGCGGGACCCGTTGTCGACCACGATGACGGCGTACTCCGCCGGGATCCGGGGCAGCAGGTCCCGCAGGGCCGCGGCCTCGTCGCGGCACGGGAGGATCAGGTCGCAGGTCGGGGGCACGTCGTTCACAGTAGGTGCCTGACCTGCGCCGACGGGCGTCTCGGCACCTTACGGATCGCTGACGTGTCCGCGCGTGCCAGCGTCCCTGCCACCGCCACCGGCCTAGAGTCCACGGCATGTCCCGAGCGGTCCCCGCAGGCTCCCGGTCGGCGTGGACCGGTCTCGTGGTCGCGGTGCTGCTGGTGGTCCTCGCCGTGCTCCTCCCTGCCCTGACCGGGTGGGAGGTCCGCTCGCGCTCGGCCGGAGCCGGCGGCATCGCGGTCCCCCCGCTCCACGGCACCTGGTCGCCGGTCTGGCTCGGCCCCGGGACGCTGCCCGCGATCCTCCTGGCCCTGGCGTCGTGGCGCTGGGCCACCGGGCTGGCGGACCGGCTCGCCTGGCGCCGGCTGCTGCTCGCGTCGTACGCCGTGGCGCTGGCGTGGGCGCTCTCGCTGGCCCTCACCGACGGCTGGTCGGGGATCGCGCACGTGACGGCCCACGGCTACGACTACGGCGACACCGCGCGCGGCGTGACCGACGTGCCGGCGTTGCTCGAGGCCTGGGTGCCGCGCATCGATGCCGACCACCCCGACAACTTCGTGACCCACGTGGCCGGCCACCCGCCGCTGGCGCTGCTCTTCTTCGTCGGGCTCGCCCGGGTGGGCCTGGGCAGCGACCTGGCCATGGGCCTCGCCGTGACCGTCGTGGCAGCCAGCACCGCGCCCGCCGTGATGTTCACGCTGCGCCGGCTCGGGGCCGAGGGCGCCGCCCGCCGCGCCGCGCCGTTCCTGGCGCTAGGTCCGGCCGCGATCTTCATGTCCGTCTCGGCCGACGCCGTCTTCGCGGCGGTCGCGGCCTGGGGACTGGCCGTGCTGGCCGTGGCAGCGACCTCGACCGGCCGTGGGGTGACCGTGACGTGGTCGCTGCTCGCCGGCGTGCTGCTCGGGTGCTGCGTGATGATGTCCTACGGCCTGCCGCTGCTGGGGCTCCTCGCGCTGGCCGTCCTGGCCCTGGCCCGCTCGTGGTGGCCGCTGCCGCTGGCCGCGACGGCGGCCCTCGGCGTCGTGGTCGGCTTCGCCGCGCTGGGCTTCGCGTGGTGGGAGGCCTACCCGGCACTCCACGAGCGCTACTGGCGCGGCCTGGCCTCGGAGCGTCCGGGGGCGTACTGGACGTGGGCGAACCTCGCTGCCCTGACCCTGTCGGCCGGCCCCCTGCTCGGCGCCGGCCTCGGTCGCCTGATGGCGCTGCGGCGACGCGCGGACCCGGCCGTCGCGCTCCTCTTGACGGCGGCCGCCGCTGCCGTGCTCATCGCGACGCTCTCCCAGATGAGCCGCTCGGAGGTGGAGCGGATCTGGCTGCCCTTCGTGCCGTGGCTGCTGCTGTCGACGGCCCTGCTGCCCGAGTCCTGGCGACGGCCCGGGCTGGCCCTCCAGCTGGTCGCCGCACTGCTGCTGGAGCACCTGCTCTACACGAGCTGGTGAGCCCGTCTCAGCTGCGCAGCGGCGCGGTCGCGAACTCCGGCAGCCCGGCGGACGGCGAGACCTGCGCGGTGAAGCCGAGCTCGCGCCGCGCCAGCTCCGGTGACGCGACCACGTGGCGTACGTCCCCGAGCCGGAAGCCACCGGTGACCTCGGGCGCAAGCGCGCTGCCGCTCCCCCGGGCGACCAGGCGAGCCACCTCGCCGATGGTGACCGGGGTCCCGGAGCAGACGTTGTAGGCGGCCAGCGAGCCCGTCGCCTCGCCGGCGACGGTGAGCACGGCCGCCAGGTTGGCGCGCGCCACGTCGGAGACGTGCACGAAGTCGCGGGCCTGGCCCCCGTCCTCGAAGACCTGCGGCGCCTCGCCGCGTTCGAGGGAGGACCGGAACATCGCCGCGACCCCTGAGTAGGGGGTGTCGCGGGGCATCCCCGGTCCGTAGACGTTGTGGTAGCGGAGCGCGACCACGGCGCCGTCGGCCTGCCGCGCCCACGCCGAGGCGTAGTGCTCCTGCGCGAGCTTGCTGGCGGCATAGGCGCTGCGCGGGTCGAGCGCCGCTGACTCCTCGACCAGCTGCCACCGCAGGACCGCGTCGCACAGGTCGCAGTGGTTCTCGAAGTCGCCGGCCTCGAGGCGGGCCACGCTGCGTGGCCGCACCGGCCGCGGACCGTGGTCGGGGCAGTCGTAGCGCCCCTCGCCGTAGACCACCATCGAGGACGCCAGCACCAGGCGGCGTACGCCGGCGCCGTGCATCGCGGCCAGGAGGGCTGCGGTCCCGTGGTCGTTGTGGGAGGCGTAGTGGGGCAGGTCCGCGACCCGGACCCCCGCCCCCACCAGGGCCGCCTGGTGGCACACCACGTCGACCCCCGCGAGCAGGTCGCTCCACGCCTCGGCGTCGCGCACGTCGAGCCGGTGGGTCCCGGCAGGTGCGTCGGCCGGCCCGTGGGCCTCGGGCAGCATCAGGTCGACGCCGACGACCTCGTCGCCGCGGGCCGTCAGCGCCTCCGTGAGCGCACTCCCGATGAACCCGGCCGACCCGGTGACGAGGACCCTCACGGGACCTCGTAGGTCAGCTCGATGCCGTCGGCCCAGGTGGCACAGGTGCAGCCATCGGGATCGGGAAGGGTCGCGATCGCGTCGGCGAGCATCCCCCGGAGCCGTTCGAGGTTGGCGGCGAAGAGTGCGAAGACCTCGTCCTGCGACACGCCGGAGCCGGACTCGAGGCCGGCGTCGAGGTCGGTGACGAGCGCGACCGCGGCGTAGCACTGCTGCATCTCCCGGGCCAGGACCGCCTCGGGGTGTCCGGTCATGTTGACCAGGCTCCAGCCCTGCGCGGCGTAGTGCTGGGACTCGGCACGGGTCGAGAAGCGCGGCCCCTCGACCACGACCATCGTCCCGCCGCGGGTCGCGTCCGGCGACGCCTG
This genomic interval from Nocardioides euryhalodurans contains the following:
- a CDS encoding NAD-dependent epimerase/dehydratase family protein gives rise to the protein MRVLVTGSAGFIGSALTEALTARGDEVVGVDLMLPEAHGPADAPAGTHRLDVRDAEAWSDLLAGVDVVCHQAALVGAGVRVADLPHYASHNDHGTAALLAAMHGAGVRRLVLASSMVVYGEGRYDCPDHGPRPVRPRSVARLEAGDFENHCDLCDAVLRWQLVEESAALDPRSAYAASKLAQEHYASAWARQADGAVVALRYHNVYGPGMPRDTPYSGVAAMFRSSLERGEAPQVFEDGGQARDFVHVSDVARANLAAVLTVAGEATGSLAAYNVCSGTPVTIGEVARLVARGSGSALAPEVTGGFRLGDVRHVVASPELARRELGFTAQVSPSAGLPEFATAPLRS
- a CDS encoding glycosyltransferase family 2 protein gives rise to the protein MPPTCDLILPCRDEAAALRDLLPRIPAEYAVIVVDNGSRDATAEVALRLGARVVPEPAPGYGAAVHAGLLAATSDLVAVMDGDGSFDPAELGTLVADVAEGRADLAVGRRRPVTAGVWPWHARLGNALVLAWLRRRIGLAVHDIAPMRVVRRADLLALDVRDRRFGYPVELLQKATDAGWRVVERDVSYHPRAEGTRSKVSGSVRGTTRAARDFWRVLS
- a CDS encoding molybdopterin-dependent oxidoreductase; the protein is MRPRPPAPEHFTSRLRSPAVASRVGVLLGISFGLCFLTGLVSHYAQLPQQPVPFPASPAWGYRVTQGLHVISGTAAVPLLLVKLWTVYPRLFLRPPRRLRGLLVEVAERGSIAVLVASAVFLLASGLANSTAWYPWAFSFRTTHYALAWVAIGALVLHVAVKLPLIRQALRADVDDTALDRPTATEPGALSRRGLLRTTWLAAGVAVVATAGNSVGWLREVSVLAVRSSDGPQGLPVTKSARAAGVLETATSPAYRLTVEHAGERRTFGLEELQALPQVTETLPIACVEGWSENAEWTGVRLRTLLDLVGAPAGSAVVFESLQESGAFRTSALPGHFADDDRTLVALRVNGEVLSLDHGHPCRLIAPNRPGVRQTKWLSRVVAT
- a CDS encoding sensor histidine kinase translates to MSGDELQVIGVAAASAVGVGAVGLGVAWLLRRRSIRWQLSLVAVVAALSVLVGVVGAAQLMFISQHDWRVVALVAVVAGVVSLAVALALGAAIAHWSASLREDARQLARPGPYEARGRGPAEFRELSEELTRTSEKLEESRAREARLEGSRRELISWVSHDLRTPLAGMRAMTEALEDGMAPDPERYRTQIRVEVDRMVRMVDDLFELSRIHAGVLRIEPETVLVGDLVSEAIAGADPVARARSIRLGGSVEEGIAITADPAGLSRVISNLLMNAIRHTPADGVVEIHGRTVPDGVELSVTDGCGGIDAADMARVFDVAWQGEPARTPAQEEDGRVRGAGLGLAIVKGIVEAHRGVIGVENVEAGTVPVGCRFLVRLPAS
- a CDS encoding response regulator transcription factor; this translates as MAQILVVDDDPTVREVVVSYLRANRHDVREARDGETALVMAEEQSPDLVVLDLMLPGIDGLEVCRRLRAVGPVPVIMLTALGSETDRVVGLELGADDYVTKPFSPRELALRVDSVLRRTSEPEPAVPDVLEDGDLVLDSVRHEVTRAGSPLSLTAREFDLLRFLLAHRGEAYSREDLLQQVWGWSFGDQSTVTVHVRRLREKVEDDPTRPERLVTVWGVGYRWEESA
- a CDS encoding TIGR04282 family arsenosugar biosynthesis glycosyltransferase, producing MTPTRLLVVAKAPHPGQVKTRLGAEVGHEVAADLAAAALLDTLAACRGAVGGGRCHLALAGDLAGAVRETELRDGLAGWTVRPQRGTGLAERLVHAHRDLGPGPVVQIGMDTPQVDAHHLTDVAAGLDAADAVLGPAVDGGWWVLALRDPGHARVLHDVPMSRPTTGRDTRVALETAGLDVADATELRDVDTVADADLVAADAPHGAFARAWHGVRAR
- a CDS encoding class I SAM-dependent methyltransferase gives rise to the protein MTDAAFTQVFARALQGHPCHVVEVDGYGEPRSLPVADWARAADEADHLLLDRCEGATLDIGCGPGRLSARLAELGHVVLGIDVVPEAVAQAIGRGATALRRNVFESLPGEGRWRTALLADGNIGIGGDPAALLGRARELLDPRGRVVAEVAPPGLGLRTTWAVLTCGDERSRPFRWSVVGADAVPGLAAGVGLRQTGLHRAGDRWCVVLEEAP
- the recA gene encoding recombinase RecA; this encodes MAGGDREKALDVALANIEKQFGKGSVMRLGDEARAPLEIIPTGSIALDVALGLGGLPRGRVVEIYGPESSGKTTVALHAVANAQRAGGIVAFIDAEHALDPDYAKALGVDTDALLVSQPDSGEQALEIADMLVRSGALSLVVIDSVAALVPRAEIEGEMGDSHVGLQARLMSQALRKMTGALNGSNTTAIFINQLREKIGVMFGSPETTTGGRALKFYSSVRLDVRRIETLKDGTDMVGNRTRVKVVKNKVAPPFKQAEFDIMYGKGISREGGLIDVGVEAGLVRKAGAWFTYEGDQLGQGKENARNFLRDNPDLANELEKKILEKLGVGPTVDAPSDLSDEPIGINDF